The following proteins are encoded in a genomic region of Alphaproteobacteria bacterium:
- a CDS encoding winged helix-turn-helix transcriptional regulator has protein sequence MQHNAAKAEAMLKLLANAKRLMILCHLVKGEKSVGQLADLVGLSHSALSQHLAKMRDLKMVEPDKQGQMVYYRISNPEVEAILSTLYLIYCK, from the coding sequence ATGCAACATAACGCTGCCAAGGCGGAGGCAATGCTTAAGTTGCTGGCTAATGCTAAGCGTTTGATGATTCTTTGCCATTTAGTCAAAGGCGAAAAATCAGTTGGCCAATTAGCTGATTTGGTTGGTCTATCGCACTCCGCTCTCTCTCAGCACCTTGCTAAAATGCGCGATTTGAAGATGGTAGAGCCTGATAAACAAGGGCAGATGGTATATTACCGCATCAGCAACCCAGAGGTGGAAGCCATTTTATCCACGCTGTACCTGATTTACTGCAAGTAG
- a CDS encoding rhodanese-like domain-containing protein produces MSIKTIDAGTLKRWMDSGEAVVVDVREPAEHAAEKIQGATLLPLATVNKTALPEAGGKKLVIHCHSGKRSMNACEKLLAEDPNLEIYNLEGGISAWGAAGHSVASSGKFFLPLDRQVQLTIGLGVLIGSLLAYFVNPLFFLLTGFFGAGLTFAGLSGFCGLAMVMAKMPWNQVSDTSATSCSVK; encoded by the coding sequence ATGTCAATAAAAACAATAGATGCAGGCACACTTAAACGCTGGATGGATAGTGGTGAAGCCGTGGTGGTGGATGTGCGCGAGCCAGCCGAACATGCTGCCGAGAAAATTCAGGGTGCAACCTTGTTGCCGCTAGCTACAGTGAATAAAACTGCTTTACCCGAAGCTGGTGGCAAGAAACTCGTCATCCATTGCCATTCGGGAAAGCGCAGCATGAATGCCTGCGAAAAACTACTAGCTGAAGACCCCAACCTTGAAATCTACAATCTTGAAGGTGGTATTTCTGCATGGGGCGCAGCGGGGCATTCTGTTGCATCGTCGGGCAAGTTTTTTCTGCCGCTGGATCGTCAGGTGCAACTCACCATCGGACTTGGCGTGCTGATTGGAAGCCTGCTGGCGTATTTTGTGAACCCTCTATTTTTCTTGCTCACAGGATTTTTCGGCGCAGGGCTGACCTTTGCAGGGCTTAGTGGATTTTGTGGCCTTGCCATGGTGATGGCGAAAATGCCATGGAACCAAGTTTCTGATACATCTGCCACTTCATGCAGCGTGAAATAA
- a CDS encoding sulfite exporter TauE/SafE family protein has product MISLGYILAIVMGLTLGLIGAGGSILTVPILVYLLGVKPVVATGYSLLVVGSAALTGALRYWRNGLVNFKAAAVFATPAMITVLATRTYIVPAIPDPIAGIPKDIFIMMLFASLMILAATFMLKPVKVEPDRSHVLDASRIIKLLSGSAGVGLLTGMVGAGGGFLIIPTLIALFGLPVKEAIGTSLAIIAINSLVGFQGDIASGISLEWHLLGLFIGLTLFGMWIGTTLAKRMEGEKIKKLFGVFTLLVGLAVLAEELHTLLNQ; this is encoded by the coding sequence ATGATATCACTTGGCTACATACTGGCAATCGTGATGGGGCTGACTCTGGGCTTAATTGGCGCGGGTGGCTCCATCCTAACTGTACCGATATTGGTGTATCTGCTCGGTGTGAAGCCAGTTGTTGCCACTGGCTATTCATTGCTGGTGGTAGGAAGTGCCGCACTTACAGGCGCACTCCGTTATTGGCGAAACGGTTTAGTGAACTTCAAGGCAGCTGCTGTGTTTGCTACACCTGCGATGATTACCGTGTTGGCAACTCGTACCTACATCGTGCCGGCAATTCCTGACCCTATCGCGGGTATCCCTAAAGATATTTTTATCATGATGCTGTTTGCTAGCCTTATGATTTTGGCGGCAACATTCATGTTAAAGCCCGTTAAAGTAGAGCCTGACCGCTCTCATGTGTTGGATGCTAGCCGTATCATTAAGCTGCTCTCTGGCAGCGCGGGGGTTGGGTTACTTACTGGTATGGTGGGGGCTGGAGGCGGCTTCCTGATTATCCCCACCTTAATCGCGTTGTTTGGCTTGCCCGTAAAAGAAGCCATCGGCACGTCGCTTGCCATCATTGCCATTAACTCACTGGTAGGATTTCAAGGTGATATTGCTTCCGGCATATCACTCGAATGGCATCTTCTTGGACTATTCATCGGCCTGACACTGTTCGGAATGTGGATCGGCACAACGCTTGCCAAGCGCATGGAAGGCGAGAAAATCAAGAAACTTTTTGGCGTGTTCACGTTGCTGGTTGGCCTTGCGGTACTGGCAGAGGAATTACACACGCTGCTTAACCAATAA
- a CDS encoding MBL fold metallo-hydrolase: MKIEHFFDKDTATFTYVVSDPKTSKCAIIDSVLDYDMHAGKTTTVSADKVIAYVCENNLTVEWILETHVHADHLTASHYLREKLGGKIGIGEHIKEVLKFWVPLFNTSHDTSLDGSQFDHLFKDGEVFSIGTIEVKVMHTPGHTPACLTYLIEDAAFVGDTIFMPYVGTARTDFPGGSAQTLYHSIQKLLSLPESTRIFTCHDYPPQGQPEGYVSTVADQKTKNSMVHDGVSETEYVVARNAKDKGKAVPRLLLPSIQVNLRAGDFGKAENNGVQYIKIPLNKM; this comes from the coding sequence ATGAAAATAGAACATTTCTTTGACAAAGATACCGCCACTTTCACTTATGTGGTCAGCGATCCAAAGACCAGTAAATGCGCCATCATCGACTCGGTGCTGGATTACGATATGCACGCTGGCAAAACTACCACCGTATCGGCTGATAAGGTAATTGCCTATGTGTGTGAAAACAATCTGACTGTAGAATGGATTTTAGAAACCCATGTCCATGCCGATCACTTGACCGCATCGCATTACCTCCGCGAAAAACTCGGCGGTAAGATTGGTATCGGCGAACATATCAAGGAAGTGCTGAAATTCTGGGTGCCGCTGTTTAATACCTCGCATGACACATCATTGGACGGTTCGCAGTTCGATCATCTGTTCAAAGATGGAGAGGTCTTTAGCATAGGAACTATCGAGGTAAAGGTAATGCACACCCCAGGGCATACTCCTGCCTGTCTGACCTACCTGATAGAAGACGCTGCATTCGTCGGCGATACAATCTTCATGCCGTATGTCGGCACGGCACGGACGGATTTTCCCGGGGGCAGTGCACAAACGCTTTATCACTCAATTCAAAAACTGTTATCACTTCCTGAAAGCACGCGCATTTTCACTTGTCATGACTATCCACCGCAAGGTCAGCCAGAGGGATATGTCTCCACCGTAGCCGATCAAAAAACTAAAAACAGCATGGTGCATGACGGAGTAAGCGAAACAGAATATGTCGTAGCTCGTAACGCCAAGGACAAGGGTAAAGCTGTGCCGCGCTTGCTGCTACCCTCCATTCAGGTGAACCTGCGCGCAGGTGATTTTGGTAAGGCAGAAAACAATGGCGTGCAGTATATCAAGATTCCATTGAATAAGATGTAA
- a CDS encoding cytochrome ubiquinol oxidase subunit I yields MMEFDPILLARIQFAFTVSFHIVFPAFTIGLASFLAMVEWRWLKTGDKRFHDIYKFWVKIFAVAFGMGVVSGVVMSYQFGTNWSIFSDRVANVLGPLLGFEVLTAFFLEASFLGIMLFGWGRVSERMHFVATCIVAGGTLMSAFWILSANSWMQTPQGFTIAEDGRLMPANWLEIIFNPSFPYRFAHMVTAAYLTTAFVVGGVGAFYLWNKRHVPQARIMLGMAATMAALVAPTQLFIGHMHGENTMEHQPAKVAAMEGNWEHREAAPLYLFGWPDQNAEETKYGISIPGGASWVLTGDAKGKIPALKDFPKEDRPPVAWVFWSFRVMVGLGMLMIFIGAVSAVQYFRGKLFTSRWLHGWWMLMMPTGFIALLAGWFVTEIGRQPYTAYGVFGTRIIANAMRRCATAAADSWLYGILLLHFPRQKQP; encoded by the coding sequence ATCATGGAATTTGATCCTATCCTACTCGCTCGTATCCAGTTTGCTTTCACGGTAAGTTTCCACATCGTCTTTCCCGCCTTCACGATTGGGTTAGCGAGCTTCCTTGCCATGGTAGAATGGCGATGGCTGAAAACAGGTGATAAACGTTTCCACGACATTTACAAATTCTGGGTTAAGATTTTTGCCGTAGCGTTTGGCATGGGGGTGGTGTCAGGTGTGGTGATGTCCTACCAATTTGGGACTAATTGGTCGATTTTCTCTGACCGCGTAGCGAATGTGCTCGGACCATTGCTTGGATTTGAAGTGCTGACCGCATTCTTTTTGGAAGCGTCATTCCTCGGCATCATGCTTTTTGGTTGGGGGCGCGTCAGCGAGAGGATGCACTTTGTAGCAACTTGTATTGTGGCTGGCGGCACACTGATGTCAGCGTTTTGGATTCTATCGGCCAATAGCTGGATGCAAACCCCTCAAGGCTTTACCATTGCCGAAGATGGCCGTTTGATGCCTGCCAACTGGCTGGAAATAATTTTTAATCCATCTTTCCCGTATCGCTTTGCGCATATGGTGACAGCGGCCTATCTCACCACGGCTTTTGTGGTGGGTGGCGTCGGCGCATTTTACCTGTGGAATAAGCGTCATGTGCCGCAAGCACGCATTATGTTGGGCATGGCAGCGACTATGGCCGCGCTGGTGGCGCCTACGCAATTATTCATTGGCCACATGCACGGCGAAAATACGATGGAACATCAACCCGCCAAAGTAGCGGCAATGGAAGGCAACTGGGAGCACCGCGAAGCTGCACCGCTTTACCTGTTCGGCTGGCCAGATCAAAACGCAGAGGAAACTAAATATGGCATCTCTATCCCTGGTGGTGCCAGCTGGGTGCTAACAGGCGATGCGAAGGGTAAAATTCCTGCGCTAAAAGACTTTCCGAAAGAAGATCGCCCACCCGTGGCATGGGTGTTCTGGAGCTTCCGCGTAATGGTGGGATTGGGAATGCTGATGATTTTCATTGGTGCCGTCAGTGCCGTGCAGTATTTTAGGGGAAAGCTCTTTACCTCGCGCTGGCTGCATGGCTGGTGGATGTTGATGATGCCAACAGGCTTTATCGCGTTGCTTGCAGGTTGGTTTGTCACCGAAATCGGCAGACAACCCTATACGGCCTATGGCGTGTTCGGGACCAGGATTATCGCTAATGCTATGCGGCGTTGCGCCACTGCTGCCGCTGATTCTTGGCTATACGGGATATTGCTATTACATTTTCCGAGGCAAAAGCAGCCATGA
- a CDS encoding carboxymuconolactone decarboxylase family protein, which yields MTKSYPDITKRISGSLKVLRRDIPETMQGFSAMAQAATKDGALDKKTKEFIALAIGIATRCDGCIGFHAKALVELGATRQEFEEVLGMGVYMGGGPSAMYAADALIAFEQFSEIHTTQA from the coding sequence ATGACAAAATCATACCCCGACATCACCAAGCGTATCAGCGGCAGTCTAAAGGTGCTGCGCAGAGATATTCCTGAAACGATGCAGGGATTTTCTGCTATGGCGCAAGCCGCCACAAAAGACGGTGCGCTGGATAAGAAAACTAAGGAATTCATTGCACTTGCCATTGGTATAGCCACTCGATGTGATGGATGCATTGGCTTTCATGCCAAGGCACTTGTAGAGCTTGGCGCAACGAGGCAGGAATTTGAAGAAGTATTGGGTATGGGGGTCTACATGGGGGGCGGACCTTCTGCCATGTATGCTGCTGATGCGCTGATAGCCTTTGAGCAGTTTTCAGAAATACACACAACACAAGCGTAA
- a CDS encoding DUF2892 domain-containing protein, with protein MKCNVGKTDRVLRIIAGLVIIGFGLALQNWWGAVGIVPLFTGIVRWCPAYVPLGISTNK; from the coding sequence ATGAAATGCAATGTAGGAAAAACAGATAGAGTACTGCGTATCATCGCAGGACTCGTTATTATTGGCTTCGGCCTTGCTCTGCAAAACTGGTGGGGTGCTGTGGGGATTGTGCCATTATTTACGGGCATTGTGCGCTGGTGTCCTGCTTATGTGCCACTGGGAATTTCAACGAATAAATAA